The nucleotide window GTCTGCTATTCGGCTTCGATCAAGGTATTCTCTCTATCGTCTTGACTATCCCTCAGTTCCTAAAGGTCTTCCCCGAGACTGATATCAATGTTACTTCTTCTGCCGGTCTTAATAAAGGGTAAGCGCACTGAGTCTGAGTTAATAATATCAGTCGCTGATAATGGTCTCAAACGGCGTCATGACTGCCCTGCTTGAACTTGGTGCCTTTCTCGGCGCTATGCAAGCTGGTTTCATTGCCGACAAAATCTCTCGAAAACGCACAATCATGGTTGGTGCTTGCTGGTTCATTGTTGGAAGGTGAGGgttttatttttttttattttttattttttgTTTCTTAAGAATGCAAGACTGTTGCAACGTTTTCCTAAAACTAACAGTTGTTCGTAGCGCTCTGCAAGCAGGATCCAAGTCATTTGCAATGTTAGTCGTCGGCCGTTTCATCGGTGGTATTGGAGTCGGAGTCCTATCCTCCACCGCACCAACCTACATTTCAGAAATTTCCCCGCCCAACGTACGAGGTGCTTTCCTTGCCCTAGAAGGCTCCAGCATTGTGATCGGTATTGTCATTATGTTCTACATTGTGTGTCATAATATCCTGCAAGGTCATCATATTTATCTGATCTGCCATTCGTTCTAGACTTACGCCACCCGTCACATCCTGGACAGCTGGAGTTTCCGCTTGCCTTTCACCGTCCAGGTTGTTCCATGTGAGTGGCATATACATTGACATCGTGCTGGGTTCGGTTAACACTCCGCTTCAAAAAGGTATCGCTCTTGGAATAGGTCTGTGGATGCTACCCTATTCCCCCCGTTGGCTGGCTACAGTTGGGCGCGACCAAGATGCTCTCGATGCGCTCGTCCGTCTCCGTCGACTTCCTTCCTCGGACCCTCGTCTTCAAGCAGAGTGGATCACCATCCGCGCTGAGGCTATTCAGCAACGGGAAGTCGTCATCACCTCTCACCCTCATCTTCAAGGAGGCAGCGGCTTCGTTCAAGACTTTAAGCTGGAGATGCATGCCTGGTTCGACATGTTCAAGCCCAACATCATCGCCAGAACCATGATCGGCGTCATGCTCATGGTCTTCCAGCAGCTTCAAGGCATCAACGCCGTGAGTCCCCTAGCATAAAGAGCCATCGAACTGATTTGCTGACCTCGTTCGATAGCTCATCTACTATTCTCCCACCCTCTTCCAGCAGCTGGGTTTGGACTACGAAATGCAACTTACAATGAGTGGTGTGATCAATGTTTCCCAATGCGTCGCTACCATCGTAGCATTCTTCTTGCTTGACAGGATTGGCAGAAAACCACCACTCCTGATCGGTTCGACCATCAACGCCATCTGTCATTTCACTGTGGCTGGTTTGATCGGTTAGTTTCTTATTTCGATGTTAATATCACCTCTGCGCTCTTTATTGACATGTCGTATGATTGACAGCCAAATACTCCGATAATTGGGCGGCTCACCAGAACGCCGCTTGGGCTGGTGTTGGCCTTTTGATCGCCTTCATGTTCTTCTTCGGCATTGGTTGGTCTCCCGTCCCTTGGGCCTTGCGTAAGTTGTATTCCCTGTTCGGAAAGCCCATAATTGATCCTTTTTTGACCAGCCGCCGAGGTCCACTCGTCGAGCCGACGTGCGAAGGGTGTGGCCATCACCACCTGCACCAACTGGTTCTTCAACTTTATCGTCGGCCTCATCACCCCTCCAATGCTCCAGAACATCCGTTATGGCACCTTCATTTTCTTCGGCGCTTTTGCGGTCTTATCGGGTATTTGGGCTTGGTTCTTATGCCCCGAGACTAAAGGCTTGACCCTGGAAGCCGTGGACCAGCTCTTCCACAACCACACCGCACACGAGGAGCTCAAGCAGAAGCACGATATTATCAGTCGTATGATCGGCATGGAGCTCACCATCACTCCTCAATCGGTGCAGGAGGACGATGAGAAGAAAATTTACATGACCGCGCATGTGGAGACTGTTTGAGTTATCAACTAACGAATTGAGTAGCGCAGAATGGAGTGATTGTATGAGAAGACAGCGGAGAAGTGTCCCTGCGCTGAACGTCTTTTTCCGGGAGTTGTCAATTTGTTTTCTTGAAATAACTGAAAGTGGAAGTGTGTAACTTTGTTTATCGGGATTTATTGTAGGAAAATAACATTGAATGAGATATGAATATCATGTACATTCAGCAAGAATTGACAGTGGTACCGGAAAGGACGTATTCCTCAAGGTAACACTCTCTGATGATGCAAAATGAACCGTTGTATTATTACATTGTGTACTAAGAGTTGTAACCTCGAAGCATAAGTTATGTTCTTGATGGCCTTTGATAAATGGCCATTACAGAGACTATTTGGCCATTGAAGCAATATCTGGAGACCCACAGGTGTACTACTTTGCAGCATTTAACTTATATTCCAGATGGAGGTTGAAGATTGAGGTCAAGCGGCAAAGGATGGCGCAGCAGGTGAGACAAGGGAAGACCAATGTGCTTTGAGTGGTTCGAGGGACGATTCTTGTTGAAGTTCTGTTCAGATCAGCAGACATTCGAATATCACATCGTCAGGCTCAGTTGCACGGTCCCTCTGGTACACCCACGTAATGATTTTGCAAAATTTCGGCCCCTTTTCACTCGATTCCGGGTGCCGCCAGCGCCATTATAAAATGCTTGACATAGAATGACAACAGCACTTATCGTCTCTCAGCTTGCGAACGCGATATTCTCTCTGCACAATTAGCCGTAAGAAGTCAGCATGTCTATCAAAATTCCAGCACATGAGCGAACCACTAGCTCAATATGACCGGGAAATTACCTAATATGAATATTTGAGGGTCAAGCATTTGTGATTCTTCACTTTCACTGATCCATTAACGACCAGCTTCGACACAGTGTCTAACGCTGATCGAGTTCCCGTAGATGCTATATTTATACGATTCCTTTGAATGATGAATGCTTACTCCATTTCCAATACCCATGGAACTTGCACTTGTGGTTCTTAAGTCCTGTTCAGCGGGCAAAGGCGAATGTGTGGTTCCTGCTGGGTTGCTAATGAAAGAATGTCGGATTTGACGAGAGTTGCTAGTTGGTGTAGAAGTTATCAGTGTCATATTTTGCACTGGAGTTGTAGACACtgatctcttcttctcgatATCAAAGGACGACGTTCATGGTTTTGCGACTAAGAAGAAGCGTGTCAAGGGCGTCACGTCGATCAGCGTAATGCCCGACGCTCAATCAAGGAGGACGGCGAATAAGGGGAGGACGAGAGACAGAATAGCCGAGGCCTGACGGAACAGGAGCCGGACTAAAGGCTGATCGATGCGACTTTAGACGTGGAAAGGTCTAGATAGAAGTGCTCggtggcaagaagcaaagaagcTGGGACGAAAGACAACAGTATTGATTTTCTGGGGAAACTATGAAAACTATAAACTATGGGTTTATATATATCATTCTCTCGCTTTCTGCATACTCTCTCTCTGGGGTGCAAGTACTGCTTACTCATTGGCGAAAAGCCGGGCTGTCGGACCGAGGTGTTGCCAACGCTGACCAGGCGATGTGCAAGAAAGGAGGACGATGACCAAACGTcgagaaaggaagaggcaAGAGGACAAATGTGTTGGCTATTTGCAAGAATTTGGGCGGTAAATCGCGGACGTCTTGGGTGGAGGTTGTTTGGTTACCGGATGACCGGTTTCCGACGCCCGGAAGTCACGATTCTTGCATAATCTCGTGACAAAGCGCTTGAGTTTGCTAAAGGTACGAGGGTGGAGATGATGCCACCGATGGGGAATTGACGGGGCGGGATTTGAGATCGAAGAGAGGGGAAGGTTCCGGGAAATTGTGCGGTTTGTTATTGCAACAAGAGATGAGTATAGGAAACAGGGAATAGAGAAGAACAATGAAACTCGTAAGTTTGAGAGTTGATTTGATTGCTCTGTTTTCGCATTCCGTGTACGCGACGCATCTTACCGTTAGCGAAGTGTCAAGTCTTCCATTTTTCTCATTTCCTCGTATATGCGAATTCTTGTGCACATGGTGCATTTGATCTCATTGCTCCTCTTTCCGTCACTCTTACTCTTCGGGATCG belongs to Cryptococcus gattii WM276 chromosome I, complete sequence and includes:
- a CDS encoding hexose transporter, putative (Similar to TIGR gene model, INSD accession AAW45172.1), encoding MVKTHAPDREHIPPLSNFDIDLHPDTVKYVQDSQALADSIGSNGIRDVFASPIVFMAAFSACMGGLLFGFDQGILSIVLTIPQFLKVFPETDINVTSSAGLNKGMQDCCNVFLKLTVVRSALQAGSKSFAMLVVGRFIGGIGVGVLSSTAPTYISEISPPNVRGAFLALEGSSIVIGIVIMFYITYATRHILDSWSFRLPFTVQVVPCIALGIGLWMLPYSPRWLATVGRDQDALDALVRLRRLPSSDPRLQAEWITIRAEAIQQREVVITSHPHLQGGSGFVQDFKLEMHAWFDMFKPNIIARTMIGVMLMVFQQLQGINALIYYSPTLFQQLGLDYEMQLTMSGVINVSQCVATIVAFFLLDRIGRKPPLLIGSTINAICHFTVAGLIAKYSDNWAAHQNAAWAGVGLLIAFMFFFGIGWSPVPWALPAEVHSSSRRAKGVAITTCTNWFFNFIVGLITPPMLQNIRYGTFIFFGAFAVLSGIWAWFLCPETKGLTLEAVDQLFHNHTAHEELKQKHDIISRMIGMELTITPQSVQEDDEKKIYMTAHVETV